A genomic window from Hippocampus zosterae strain Florida chromosome 13, ASM2543408v3, whole genome shotgun sequence includes:
- the mri1 gene encoding methylthioribose-1-phosphate isomerase, whose protein sequence is MTLEAIRYRAGSLQILNQLLLPHQTVYDDIRSVQDAYDAIKSMKVRGAPAIAIVGCLSLAVELRAGAGGEDPVTFIRESLCRLTSARPTAVNMGRAARELMEFAENESMEKNSEQLRESVIAWIEDMLERDVNDNKKIGNFGAQHILSGVPRESVTILTHCNTGSLATAGYGTALGVVRSLHTLGRLKRVYCTETRPYNQGSRLTAYEAVAEGIPATLITDSMAALTMREMNITAVVVGADRVVANGDTANKVGTYQLAIAAKHHGIPFYVAAPSTSCDLSLESGRDIVIEVRPPDELTSINGVPIAASGIEVWNPAFDVTPHQLITGGIITELGVFLPSELQAALTGRLTAL, encoded by the exons ATGACGCTGGAAGCGATCCGCTACCGTGCCGGGTCTCTGCAGATCCTCAACCAGCTGCTGCTGCCTCACCAGACCGTCTACGATGACATCCGCTCGGTGCAGGACGCCTACGACGCCATCAAGTCCATGAAG GTACGCGGTGCCCCAGCCATCGCCATCGTAGGTTGCCTAAGCTTGGCTGTGGAGTTACGAGCAGGCGCGGGTGGCGAGGACCCCGTGACGTTCATCCGTGAATCGTTGTGTCGCCTGACATCAGCGAGGCCCACCGCTGTCAACATGGGCCGTGCCGCCCGTGAACTGATGGAGTTTGCCGAGAACGAAAGCATGGAGAAGAACTCTGAGCAGCTGAGGGAAAG TGTAATAGCCTGGATTGAAGACATGCTGGAGCGAGATGTCAACGACAACAAGAAGATCGGAAACTTTGGCGCCCAGCACATCCTTTCGGGTGTCCCGAGGGAGTCGGTGACCATCCTCACACACTGCAACACTGGCTCGCTGGCCACGGCTGGATACGGGACTGCACTAG GAGTGGTGCGAAGCCTCCACACGCTGGGCCGGCTGAAACGTGTCTACTGCACGGAGACGAGACCGTACAACCAGGGGTCTCGACTCACGGCGTACGAAGCAGTAGCAGAGGGAATCCCCGCTACGCTAATCACAGACAGCATGGCGGCCCTCACCATGAGAGAAATGAACATCACAG CTGTGGTGGTAGGAGCGGACAGGGTGGTTGCCAATGGCGACACGGCCAACAAAGTCGGAACGTACCAGCTAGCCATTGCTGCCAAGCATCATGGGATTCCTTTCTATGTGGCCGCTCCCAGCACTTCATGTGACTTAAGCCTGGAAAGTGGCAGGGACATCGTAATTGAAGTTCGTCCGCCTGATGAACTCACCAGTATAAATGGCGTCCCCATCGCTGCTTCAG GTATTGAGGTGTGGAACCCGGCGTTTGACGTGACTCCCCACCAGCTCATCACAGGAGGCATCATCACAGAGCTGGGGGTCTTCCTCCCCTCGGAGCTCCAGGCAGCCCTCACTGGCCGCCTCACTGCGCTCTAG